A stretch of Metabacillus sp. FJAT-52054 DNA encodes these proteins:
- a CDS encoding SLC13 family permease — translation MNIEVSLLGALASLIIAIFLILKKVPPAYGMIAGALIGGLIGGVNLPETILLMIAGAKDITPAILRILAAGVLAGVLIKSGSATVMAETIVRKIGEKRALLALLLATLILTTAGVFIDVAVITVAPIALAVAKRTGISKTAILLAMIGGGKAGNLMSPNPNAIAAADAFQVPLTSVMAAGIIPAFFGVAVTYVLAKRLVMKGDEVKESDLEIKNEEHLPSFAAAISGPLAAIILLSLRPIAGIEIDPILALPIGGIVTAIATRNSKNITAFSAYGLEKMSGVAVMLIGTGTLAGIIANSALKGVLVDGLTAMGLPAFILAPASGIFMSMATASTTAGTTVASTVFGPAILDLGVAGIAGAAMIHAGATVLDHLPHGSFFHATGGSVFMSTKDRLKLIPYETLIGLVLTIISTLIFGVLKLF, via the coding sequence ATGAATATTGAGGTATCTTTACTGGGGGCACTTGCTTCCCTTATCATTGCAATTTTTCTCATATTAAAGAAAGTGCCTCCTGCATACGGGATGATTGCAGGGGCTTTAATCGGGGGACTGATAGGAGGAGTCAATCTTCCTGAAACAATTCTGCTGATGATTGCAGGAGCAAAAGATATTACACCGGCCATCTTGAGAATATTGGCCGCAGGGGTTTTAGCCGGCGTACTGATCAAATCGGGATCTGCAACGGTAATGGCTGAAACGATTGTCAGGAAAATCGGTGAAAAAAGGGCATTGCTTGCTCTTCTTCTTGCTACTCTCATCTTAACGACCGCTGGAGTCTTTATTGATGTCGCTGTTATTACAGTGGCTCCTATCGCGCTAGCCGTCGCCAAGCGTACAGGCATTAGCAAAACTGCCATTCTCCTGGCAATGATTGGCGGCGGGAAAGCCGGAAATTTGATGTCTCCGAATCCGAATGCCATTGCTGCGGCGGATGCTTTTCAGGTACCTTTAACGTCCGTAATGGCCGCCGGCATTATTCCCGCTTTTTTCGGTGTTGCCGTTACATATGTTCTTGCTAAGCGCCTGGTAATGAAGGGGGATGAAGTAAAGGAGTCAGATTTGGAGATAAAAAACGAGGAACACCTTCCATCATTTGCAGCGGCTATAAGCGGCCCGCTTGCAGCAATTATTCTGCTGTCGCTGCGGCCAATTGCCGGCATAGAAATAGATCCGATTCTTGCATTGCCAATCGGAGGAATTGTAACAGCTATTGCCACCCGGAACTCAAAAAACATTACCGCCTTTTCTGCATATGGACTGGAGAAAATGTCCGGTGTAGCCGTTATGCTGATTGGAACTGGGACACTTGCAGGTATCATTGCAAACTCTGCTTTAAAAGGGGTTTTGGTAGATGGTTTAACCGCAATGGGTTTGCCGGCCTTTATTCTTGCACCAGCATCAGGAATTTTCATGTCTATGGCAACGGCTTCAACAACTGCAGGAACAACAGTTGCGAGCACCGTTTTCGGTCCGGCTATCCTGGATCTCGGTGTGGCAGGAATTGCCGGAGCGGCTATGATCCACGCTGGAGCTACAGTTCTAGACCACCTTCCCCACGGCAGTTTTTTTCATGCAACAGGAGGAAGTGTTTTCATGAGTACGAAGGATCGGCTGAAGCTGATTCCATACGAAACGCTTATCGGACTGGTACTTACGATTATTTCTACACTTATTTTTGGAGTGTTAAAACTTTTCTAG